From the Exiguobacterium marinum DSM 16307 genome, the window GCGAACGTATTGATCATCGCTGCGAGATCCGCCATGCCTGGATACTGATCAATCAACGATTGTCCGTCAAAGAACAAATCCGGTGCCGTCAATAAGTTGTTGATCCCCATCAAGAGACCGCCGGCGACGATGGCCGGGATGATTGGAACAAAGATATCCGATAACATTTTGACGAACTGTTGGAGCGGGTTCATCTTTTTCGCTCCGGCTGACTTCACGTCTGTCGTTGACATGTCTCCAAGACCAGTCATCTGTGAGAACTCGGCATATACCTTGTTGACCGTACCTTGTCCGATGATGATTTGGTATTGTCCTCCCGTAGAGAACGTCCCTTTGACAACATCGAGTTGTTCGAGAGCTTTCTCATCGACCTTCGACTCATCGTTCAATACGAGTCGAAGGCGAGTCGCACAGTGGGCGGCTGCCGCAACGTTTTCTTTCCCACCAATCGCCTCTAAGATCGATGCTGCTTCTTTTTTGTAATCCATTTTCATTTCCCTCCTAACGTTTCATTTACAAGTTTTCGTGATGGAATGGCTGGTATAGCGCCGTATGCCGTACAAGTCAATGCTCCTGTTACGTTTGCATATTCAATGTCAGCCAGTAATCGCGCCGAATCAAATCCGAGTGTCGCCAAACGATACAAATAGGCACCGACGAACGCATCTCCCGCTCCCGTCGAATCGACACTGTCGATTGAGATTGAAGGAACGATTTCATGATGCGCGCTTGTCGCAATCAACGTCCCACGAGACCCTAGTGTGATGGCAATCTGTTTTGCACCTAATTCAAGCAGTGCACGAACAGCGTCTTCTAGTTGTTCTTCTCCGGTTAACAAGTGTGCTTCTTCTTCGCTCAATTTAATGAAGTCCGATTCCGCGATGAAGTGTCTCGCATCTTGTTTAAATTGCTCGAGGTCCGTGATCAATGCATCTCGATAGTTCGGGTCGAACGAGATAAACAAGCCATCCCGCTTTGCAAATTGCAATAACTTGAAGTACGCGTCTTTCAATTTTCCATCAAGTAATGCTGTCGCCGAGCCGAAATGAATGATGTCTCCTGACTCGATTACCGATAAGTCGATCGACTCGAAAGCGAACTCTCCGTCACTTCCGCGACGGAATGTGAAGTCCCGCTCTCCGTCTTCTTGAATCGATACGAATGCAAATGTCGTATTTCCAGATTCCACAAGGTTTTCTGTTCGGACGCCGTTCTCGATTAACGTCTGTTTCAAGAAGAGACCAAACGGGTCATCTCCAACCTGTCCGAGGAAACTCGATTGTCCCCCGTGCTTACTGACGACTGCCGCGACATTCGCAGGTGCGCCTCCTGCTTTCTTGACGAACGTCGTCCCTTTAACGAGATCGCTTGACGCATCTTCACATACCCAGTCAATCAACAATTCGCCGATACAATGTACGGTGTTCATATCGTCCACCTCCATAAATCATAATAAGTTCTAAGTATGATTGGTACCGGTTCCAAAATGATTTAAAAAAATGTTACGGAACCGGTTCCGCAACACGAATATAAATCATTTATTTTATATTGTCAACGCTTTCGCGCACTTTTAATTCGAAATTTGTGAACGTTTTCATCGGAACTTGTTCACCATGTAAAAGTTGCAACATCATATCGGCTGCTTTAGCACCAGTTCGGCGATATGGAAGATGGACGGTCGTGATGGATGGATGTAAGACTTCCGTAAAATCGTAGCCTCCGAATCCACTGACAGAAACATCATTCGGGACAGAGATGCCACGATTCGCCAATCCTTTCAATACGCCAAGTGCGATGTTGTCTGTCGCACAGACGATGAGAGAGACTGAACCGATATCATTCGCTAATTGTTCCCCGATTGGAATGGCGTCCTCAATCTTAAACGTCGTTTGAATGACTTTGACGTGTGCCCCCGACTCATGAAACGCCTTTAAAAATCCGTCGCGGCGGTCTTGGCCGACCGCGATATCCGATTCATATACTCCGACATAGACTACGTCTCGATGACCCCACTCCGTGAATTGTGTACCAAGTGCAAAAGCCGCTTCATGGTCCGGATATACGAGGCTGTGCACCTTGTCATGCTGCTGACCAATCAGTAAGACAGGGATTTGAATCGCTTCAATTGCCTCAAGGTGACGCTCTGTGACCGTTGTCCCAAGCCAAATGATCCCTGCGACCTTTTGTTTGGTCAAGTTGTATAACTGTTCGATTTCACGCTCTGTCTGCTGTGCCGTATTGACGACGAGCATCTGATACCCTCGATCAGTAAGCCGTTCGTCAATTCCCATCATCGTCCGCGAGGATGCATATGAATCGAGCCGTGGAACGATGACACCAATCATCTTCGTCTGTTTCGACTTGAGACTTTGCGCGAACTGATTCGGTTCATAATTCGTCTCTCGAATGACCCGGTCGAGTTTTTCTCTCGTCGCCTTGCCGACAGAACCTCCGTTCAAATAGCGCGAGACTGTACTTTTTGCGACTCCTGCGAGCTCGGCGATATCTTTAATGGTGACTTGTTTCATCCTTACCCCTCCATATGAAAAAAGCTGACGTGCGAGACGCCGTCAGCTTAATGGTTT encodes:
- a CDS encoding carbohydrate kinase family protein, whose amino-acid sequence is MNTVHCIGELLIDWVCEDASSDLVKGTTFVKKAGGAPANVAAVVSKHGGQSSFLGQVGDDPFGLFLKQTLIENGVRTENLVESGNTTFAFVSIQEDGERDFTFRRGSDGEFAFESIDLSVIESGDIIHFGSATALLDGKLKDAYFKLLQFAKRDGLFISFDPNYRDALITDLEQFKQDARHFIAESDFIKLSEEEAHLLTGEEQLEDAVRALLELGAKQIAITLGSRGTLIATSAHHEIVPSISIDSVDSTGAGDAFVGAYLYRLATLGFDSARLLADIEYANVTGALTCTAYGAIPAIPSRKLVNETLGGK
- a CDS encoding LacI family DNA-binding transcriptional regulator encodes the protein MKQVTIKDIAELAGVAKSTVSRYLNGGSVGKATREKLDRVIRETNYEPNQFAQSLKSKQTKMIGVIVPRLDSYASSRTMMGIDERLTDRGYQMLVVNTAQQTEREIEQLYNLTKQKVAGIIWLGTTVTERHLEAIEAIQIPVLLIGQQHDKVHSLVYPDHEAAFALGTQFTEWGHRDVVYVGVYESDIAVGQDRRDGFLKAFHESGAHVKVIQTTFKIEDAIPIGEQLANDIGSVSLIVCATDNIALGVLKGLANRGISVPNDVSVSGFGGYDFTEVLHPSITTVHLPYRRTGAKAADMMLQLLHGEQVPMKTFTNFELKVRESVDNIK